TAATAAGCTCGGACTTTATCGCATGGAGATCGTCAACCAGGAGAACACATTGTTGGCCCTTGCAGAAGGGATGGTGTATCGCACGAAGCATCAGTTTTGTGAAAACGAGGCGGATGAAGCATAGTGGTATAGCATAGCATCCCACGCCTAAGACACGTGGGATGCTATTTATTCATTGATGAAGTTAAAATCAATTTACCTTGTGATGCCTTGTAGCCTGTGAATGTATACGATTTGTCCAATATGATATGAAACATGCATAGCCATGTCTGCAAGTACGACCTTAAGTGTTTTTCCGTCATCGTCTGCTGGCTCATCAAAATCGGAATCATCTAAAAGAGCGGCTGTATCCTGTAAATCCTTGAAAACTGAATTAATTTGTTCTATGATTTTCTGCCAAGCCTGCTTGAGTCTAGACAGTCTCGGTATAAATTTCAATAAGTGATTCTCCCTCGAGTTGGATTCTTACGTAATACACAAAAAATGTAACCGCATATTGCACCAACTATAGCAGGTGCTATCCAACCTAAGCCAACTTCATACATAGGAAGAATCGTGGTAAATAGGTTGTTAATTGGAGCAATTGCCATTCCCGCTGCGTTTAGCCCGTCAAATATAGCTACAACGAGAGTTAATAATATACTGCCTTGATAAACTTCCTTTTTACCTTTGAATAATGGATGTAAAAAGGTTAAAGTCATTAAGCAGATCGCTAATGGATAAATCGCCACTAAAACTGGAACTGATATAGCAATTAATTCATTTAGTCCAAAATTAGCTAATCCAGCAGCGAAAACAGAGAAAATAATGACGAGTTTGTTATACGACATACTTGGTAACAATTTAGAGAAATAAGAAGAACAAGACGTGATAAGTCCAATACTTGTCGTTAAACAAGCGCCAGTAACAATCAAGCTAAGTAAAATACTGCCATATGAACCGAAGTAATGGTTCGATACACTCGCAAGAACGGCTCCCCCATTATCTAAAAGACCTAGACTATCTACACTTGAAGCTCCAATGTAAGAAAGAGATGTGTATATGATTCCTAAAAGTGCAGCTGCTATCACGCCAGCTTTCGTAACAGCCATTATTATTTCTTTTTTACTGGAGGCACCCTTTTCTTTTACGGCATTGATAACGATAATGCCAAAAACAAAAGCGGCAAGAACATCCATTGTAAGATATCCCTCTTTGAATCCTTTAAAGAAGGCATTATTCGTGTAATATTCAGCAGGTGCT
The genomic region above belongs to Caldalkalibacillus salinus and contains:
- the brnQ gene encoding branched-chain amino acid transport system II carrier protein, giving the protein MSNKISFSFLIILGFMLFALFFGAGNLIFPVMLGQTAGTNTWAANAGFIVTGVGLPLLGIIAVGISGKSDVQSLASRVHPSFGLIFTVVLYLSIGPLFAIPRVGTVSYEIGFKPFIPEENTVLGLLIYTMIFFGLTVLFSLKSSKIVDIVGKFLTPMLLLFIAIMIITAFLNPLGQFQAPAEYYTNNAFFKGFKEGYLTMDVLAAFVFGIIVINAVKEKGASSKKEIIMAVTKAGVIAAALLGIIYTSLSYIGASSVDSLGLLDNGGAVLASVSNHYFGSYGSILLSLIVTGACLTTSIGLITSCSSYFSKLLPSMSYNKLVIIFSVFAAGLANFGLNELIAISVPVLVAIYPLAICLMTLTFLHPLFKGKKEVYQGSILLTLVVAIFDGLNAAGMAIAPINNLFTTILPMYEVGLGWIAPAIVGAICGYIFCVLRKNPTRGRITY